CTGTACCTGCTCGTCGGTTCCGACCCGTTCTGGAACACCGGCACGAACGTCTACTCGCTCGTCCCGATGATGTGGGGGACGCTGGTGACGACCGTCATCGCGACGCTCGTCGCGGCGCCGCTCGGCGTCGCCGGCGCCGTCTTCATCAGCGAGATCGCCCCAGCGTGGGCCCGGGAGATCGTGAAGCCGGCCGTCGAGATGCTGGCGGGCATCCCCTCGATCGTCTACGGTTTCATCGGCTTCACGCTCATCAACCAGTTCATGCAGCAGGAACTTTCCCTGCCGACGTTCGGGAGCCTCTTCGTCACCGGGCTCGTCATCGGCGTGATGGCCCTGCCGACGGTCGTCTCCGTCGCCGAGGACGCCATCGCGAGCGTCCCGGACCCGATGCGCGACGGCGCGCAGGCGCTGGGCGCGACCGACTGGCAGACGACCACCAGCGTGACGCTGCCCGCCGCCTTCTCCGGCATCTCCGCGGCCGTCCTGCTGGGCGTCGGCCGCGCGGTCGGCGAGACCATGGCCGCGACGGTCATCCTCGGGAACGTCACGAACCTGCCGGACCCGCTGATGGACGTGTTCGGCAACACCATCACGCTGACGAGCCTCATCGCCAGCCAGTACGGCGCCGCCAGCGGCCTCCAGTTCTCCGCGCTGTTCGCGGCCGGCGTCGTCCTGTTCGTCACCGTCATGGGATTCAGCATCGGCTCGCAGCTCATCGAGCGCCGCATGCGCCGGACGCTGGGGGGTGACTCGTGAGCCTCGGTACCCCCGGCGACACCGCCGACGCGCTGGTCGCGGGCGACTCCTCGACCCGCGAACTGGTCGGCGGCGGCCTCTCGGCGCTGTCGTTCGCCGCCTTCGTCGTCGGACTGGTCGCGCTCTTCCAGTACGTCCCCGTCGACACGAGCGTTGCCGGCGTCTCCGTCGCCACCGCGATCGGCGGGGCGCTGACGCTCGTCGGCGTCGGCGTCGTCGCGCTCGGTGCGGCCTCCTACGGCGGCGTCTTCGAGACCGAACCCGGCCACACGGGCGGCGTCCTCTCCGCCGCGTTCCTCGGTCTCCTGTGGTTCGGCGTCGGCGGTCTCGTCGGCGCCCAGACGCTCGGGCTCTCGACCGCCTGGCCGGCCGCCGCGCTGGCCACCGGCGGCCTCGGCGCCGGCGTCGCGCTGTTCGCCCGCGAAGATATCGGTGTCACGCTCTCGGCCGGCCTGTTCGTACTCCTGTCCGGCCTCGTCGTCGTGACGGGACTGGTCGGCCCCGGCTGGTCGTGGGACCCAGCGGGCTTCTCGGTCGTCGTGACCGGCGCCGTCGGCGTCCCGGTCGTCGCGCTGTTCGCCGGGCTCGTCGGCGCGTGGACCGCCGCCCGCGTCTACGGCGGCTTCGGCGCGCAGGGCCGACAGACCGGCGCGTACGTCCTCGTGACCACCAACGCCGCGGCCATGATCGCCCTGCTCGGTTCCATCGTCGGATTCATCGCCGTCCGCGGCTTCGGCCCGATGACCGAAGGGGTCGAGTACGGCCTCTTCTGGGGACCATGGACGTGGTTCAACCCGCCCCTGCTGGACAGTTGGGTCGTCGTCGAGGGGCCGATCGTCTGGTTCTACTGGCCGTTCGTCATGGAGGGATACAGCTCGCTCGGCGGTGGCATCGACGGGGTTCTGCCCGCCATCGTCGGGACCGTCTGGCTCGTCGTCGGCGCGGTCGCGCTCGCGGTGCCGCTGGGCGTCGGCGCGGCCGTCTTCCTCACGGAGTACGCCGAACAGGGCCGGTTCACGGCGCTGGTCGAGGTCTCGACGAACAGCCTCTGGAGTACGCCGAGCATCGTCTACGGCCTGTTCGGCCTGGCGTTTTTCGTCCCGCGGCTCGGCAACACCAACTCGATCCTCGCCGGCCAGCTCGTCCTCGGGTTCATGCTGCTCCCGCTGGTGGTCATCACCAGCCGCGAGTCGCTCAAGAGCGTCCCCGACGAGTACCGCGACGCCAGCGCGGCGCTGGGCGTCTCGAAGTGGGAGACCATCAAGAGCGTCGTCCTCCCGGCGTCGCTGCCGGGGGTCATCACCGGCGTCATCCTCGGCATCGGCCGCATCGCCGGTGAGACGGCGCCCATCCTGCTGGTCACGACCAGCTCTCCGTTCCCCTCGGAGGTCGCCGGGGTCGTCGAGGGCGGGTTCCGGTTCACCTCGGCGTTCCCCTTCGTCGCCGTCCCCGACCTGAACCTCGTCCAGTCGTCGAGCGCGCTGCCCTACCAGCTGTTCGCGGTCATCGGCGCCGGGCTCGGGGAGAACCTCGACTTCGCGTGGGCTACGGCGCTGGTGCTGTTGCTCGTCGTCATGAGCTTCTACGCGGTCGGCATCGGCTCGCGGATCTACTTCAGGAGGAAACTCGACCAATGAGCGAAACGGACTTCACCCAGACCGACACCGACGAACCGACAGCCGAAACTGACGCGGCCGCAGAGAGCGAGACCACGGCCGGCGAGACCGACGAGCGCGTCCGCGAGGAGTGGCGTGACTACGAGTTCGCCGGCGAAGCGAAGCTCAGCGTCGAAGACCTGGACGTCCACTACGGCGACGACCACGCGCTGAAGGGCGTCTCGATGGACATCCCCGAGGAGAGCGTCACCGCGCTCATCGGCCCCTCGGGCTGTGGCAAGTCCACGTACCTCCGGTGTCTCAACCGGATGAACGACCGGATCGAGGCCGCTCGCATCGACGGCTCCGTGCAGCT
This DNA window, taken from Halosimplex litoreum, encodes the following:
- the pstC gene encoding phosphate ABC transporter permease subunit PstC, whose translation is MSVATRLGGLDTRTSVIGGVGTALVAAAILSFLVAPALTWPIAVAFAAFVVVSYLVAEGSTARFLLFLTTTSTVLILGFITVYLVINALPVAREMGLYLLVGSDPFWNTGTNVYSLVPMMWGTLVTTVIATLVAAPLGVAGAVFISEIAPAWAREIVKPAVEMLAGIPSIVYGFIGFTLINQFMQQELSLPTFGSLFVTGLVIGVMALPTVVSVAEDAIASVPDPMRDGAQALGATDWQTTTSVTLPAAFSGISAAVLLGVGRAVGETMAATVILGNVTNLPDPLMDVFGNTITLTSLIASQYGAASGLQFSALFAAGVVLFVTVMGFSIGSQLIERRMRRTLGGDS
- the pstA gene encoding phosphate ABC transporter permease PstA → MSLGTPGDTADALVAGDSSTRELVGGGLSALSFAAFVVGLVALFQYVPVDTSVAGVSVATAIGGALTLVGVGVVALGAASYGGVFETEPGHTGGVLSAAFLGLLWFGVGGLVGAQTLGLSTAWPAAALATGGLGAGVALFAREDIGVTLSAGLFVLLSGLVVVTGLVGPGWSWDPAGFSVVVTGAVGVPVVALFAGLVGAWTAARVYGGFGAQGRQTGAYVLVTTNAAAMIALLGSIVGFIAVRGFGPMTEGVEYGLFWGPWTWFNPPLLDSWVVVEGPIVWFYWPFVMEGYSSLGGGIDGVLPAIVGTVWLVVGAVALAVPLGVGAAVFLTEYAEQGRFTALVEVSTNSLWSTPSIVYGLFGLAFFVPRLGNTNSILAGQLVLGFMLLPLVVITSRESLKSVPDEYRDASAALGVSKWETIKSVVLPASLPGVITGVILGIGRIAGETAPILLVTTSSPFPSEVAGVVEGGFRFTSAFPFVAVPDLNLVQSSSALPYQLFAVIGAGLGENLDFAWATALVLLLVVMSFYAVGIGSRIYFRRKLDQ